The sequence ttatgtttttataaaataatttaaagctaAAGCACCCATAGagtttgtttttacttaaaaGGGGAAAATCTACTCACTTTGCATTAAGTATTTATATAGAGCCTTACAGGCAAATATTAGATTAGGTTTTGAGTTCATCATAAATTGCtggctgactttttcttttcatcttccacagatttagaaagaaaatatgaggacaatcaaaaatatttagaagataaaGCTCAAGAATTAGTGAGATTGGAAGGAGAGGTCCGTTCACTCCTGAAGGATATAAGCCAGAAAGTTGCCGTTTATAGCACCTGCTTGTAACAAAGGAGAGCTATAAGATGGCTGAGGTGACCAAAGTAAaagctacattttaaaaactgacttaatgatcttcaaaataaaactcattacctatttaatgtttttaatcacCAAATTTTGTATGGAGTTAAATAAAGTACATTgcttttgtataaatatatatttagtataatttttaaattgttactttTCCTGATTTAATGTTCATGAATCTCTTCAACAAAGAATGTTATTTTTACTGTAAATATGGCTTTATAAACAAGTTTACTGCCTCCATGAAGACCCTAATATTCGTTATATCTATAAACAAACAAGGCATTACTCATCAGTTTGAGAGGTCAGCATCCTCCAAAAATCCACCCCCACAACATCACCTCCCACTAAGATTCCCAGGTTGAGGGTTAAGGAACTTAGTTACTCTAATCTCCAAAACTCCTGTGAGTAAGTAATTCCTTGTTCTAGGAAAGAGAACAAAggcaaaaatttctagaaaatcaAGAGGGTAAATGGTGGCTTGTATCATCTAGAATAGGGTCAGGGTTGCTGTGGAGAAGGTTTCAATTAAATCAGGCCAGAGTTTATGGACACTGCTCCTGCCAATTGAGCAATGCTATTAAAAGTACAGAAGGATGCTCTAATTTCTCagcttttatactgtattttgtgTGATTTCACAACTAAAGAGTCTCTGCTACAATCTGTAGGTGAGACAAAACAATCATGTAACAATCAATCAGTCCATGGGATAAAGAAAATTGCTGGAATGTAACTACCAAGCCTATGTCAACTTTATAGCTGAACTAGCTGAACTAGCTGAATAACAGCCCAGCCCCGAAGTGTTTTTTTCACACATTCTTCTTAGAGCAAGACTATTCTGTGGGCCACTTAACAACCACCCACACATCCAACACAGCTGCGTTTGAAGCAGGGTCTGGATAAAAGTTATGTAAACAGCTGTAATTTAAACAATAAGGCAACTTCTCTCTGGTCCAAGCCAATTATTTGTCACTTCTATTTAGGTAAGAATACTAATAAGTACCAAAATGGCCATACCACATCATCTACTAAATCAACTAttttttcataagtattttacttaaaatagcaGAAACCCTCTCTGCACTCTATGCCTTTTCAATTAAGCAACTAAAGAAAGAGCTCACTTGGCAATTGCGAATTTTAATCAGCTCAGTGAATTGGATGATTAACTCAACCCCATCTTCACAAGCCATAAAAACATTGAGAATTTAGTAGATAACAGTTAGTGaacatttaaaacttattttataactAGGACTTTATTCTCCACACAGATATATTTGCATTCTCATACTGAATAGGAACCCTTAAAGGTAGATTTAACTATTATTCTATGTCTCTATAGCTAgggtttcatattatctttcactATTCCCTAACTAGAAACTTTTTTCCTGAGAGTAGGGGACATGCTTGAGGTTTAAATATTCTAGCAGctgacttccggtcaagatggcggattAGACAGTCTCCAGcatcccacaaatcaaccaatttacaactattaaaaaagcaacaatagccaagctggggctgctagagctcaggggaagaggaggagagacctacaaagtgcatgaaggcaggaggccacgatgagagaaagaaaggattgttcctaccatttcaaatcccaaccacttcaaggctggagtgGGTGAGTgcagggagcaggagctggcaaaagccgcagctgtgcccttcgtatgaatttgcttggaggcagcagagaagagggccttggtggtcctcaaaccagctagaccactaacagggttcctgtggaccctcataggagtgaggagccacaactgaagaaaggagccactcagaggctggtgagtcatcataagggactagtgcacagcccatcccatgggaagtgtttggagtgcagggggtggtggagatgggcccaccaggggaacactggggtacagcaaggacagttgatctgccccccagtcagcacaggcccactctgtgtagacatCAGGAATATAGAACCGCAGGAcaagcagtttgctgaaaagactcagatcCTGACCAGTTTCTACAACCTCACAAGCcgggaagtacctacaaagtcaaccattaaaatctgagctgcacaaaaagccttccccagggaatgagcaacaaagcagcaatttagctcaactacagggctcaagtgctggtcacctcaggaagttcccccattttagaagtaaccaaaggacaagaaattagttccagtgaagagtttAAGCAGTAGAAACAGCAAatgatccaacacagaactggaaaaacaaaatacccacagaccagagacaaagtttgattaACTAGTAatggtctcacttcaccaaagaatacttataaaacctagaaggaccagaagccccctgggcccccaagccagggaagggggagggcctcagccatgccccccgataCCCACAaacagcccagcaacaaccaccaggccCCCAAACTGGGACGGTAAGGGACTGAGGGCCTTGGTCACACCCCCatcatctgcattcagcccaacaatgaccaagccaccactggaagccccttggtctcccctgcaggaatgaggggggtgccatgggcctcaattgtgcccctccttcctcctccttccccccatttccttcccccttcccctctccccctcccacccatcccacccatcttagaatttaaaaggagatggagctggggactgacccctgctcccacaaccaggcacactgccactgccatggggccagcccctcCTCTTGCAACCAGGCATgttgctgctgccatcactgccacagggcccacctggggtcctgaggcacagcagcagggaccaacccctcctcctgcaaccaggcaaggagcatgccaaaaacaccacttccatgtggatgGCTGacaacagccaccacaatagtcatggctgccacaaaagcggctagactccacaaccactgtgcagatggcccgccagccactCTAGAGCACtaacacaagaagagtcactagCGGACACCAAAGataaaaagaggatgtctctctccacaaaccccattccagagtgacagaagcagcacaTACTccacaataatagtgggggacctgaacacatctctctcagaactggacagatcatctaggcaacaaatcaacagagtagccattactctttcagaaggagagaagaaatctagggttatcagagtggggagggagagggggatgaggagagattggataaagggcataaagaataagtacgatttgtaataatatatatgctaataatattgatttgatcaacatatgtcaacatcgaACCccaaaaatataatcaattatgattcaattaaaaaaggaaaaaaggaaaagaatctagTAGTTCACATAATATTgggatttcagattttaaaaagatgcagAGTTCACTTCCAATAATGGCAAAGTAGCATATATCAGACCAACCCTCCTATCTGAATAAAATATActtctaaaatacattttaaggcACTGGAGAGCAACCACAAGCAGGGAGAAAGTGGAGGGGAGTAGACACTTAAGAATGGAACAGCACTGACTGAAGGTCCCAATTTTAACAGGTTTTCAATTGCAGGGAGGTTAAGGAATTAGTTAAATCAATTGGTTAAGGAATCAAAGGACAGAGATGGAAACAAGCACAACAGTTGGAATGTGAAGGGGAAAATTCCAGAAAGGAGGGAGGCACAGAAGAGAGGAGCCCCCACATTCTGCAGATACTCTGCCCAATCTCTGGTTGACCCTTGAACTATACATACACAGGGCAGACTTCAGACAGCACAGGTAAAGGTAACACAAAGAGATTTCAGCTTCTACCCCACACAAAGAAGATAGTTTGGAGCTGGATTTCAGCCAAGTTAACGGCTAAAACTAAAATTCAGTTTTCTTCACAGTATGTAACAGCATCCAGTCTTTACAATGTATCACTCATAATGACCATGATACAATATATAAGACCACTGGacatacaaagaaaaaggaaaatgtgacacATATACAATGCAATTAAAACCTGAAGACtactaaacattttttcttttagctatgATCAACCGATGATATCTTACTCATACAGATTACAATCTCCAACCTTTCCTTAAGACTATAACTTTTAAACTGTAACCAAGTGAAGATGCATATTTCtagtactttaaattttaaagtacttaattttcctttttagaaaCTCATGCTATCTATACCAAATTTGAAAACTACCTAATGAAtctaaaatgtttcttaaatttagTTATAATATGCGAAAGTCTATTTAGCatttagtattttattatctAGGTGTCTCAAGAAGTggctattttaaacatttatcaataaatgaaattttatagcaCTCTTTAAAGAAAGGGTCTTTACCCAGCCAAGGAAATCCATATAGGAAAAGACAGATTAAAGATTCccttatgggccgagcccgtggcacactcgggagagtgcggcgctgggagcacggcgacgctcggtgcactcactggctgagtgccggtcacgaaaaagacaaaaaaaaaaaaaaaaaagattcccttATGTTGTATTTCTTCAAAAGTATATGCTAAACTTTTAGTAGATATCTCTGAAACAGATAATAACCTTTTAAATGCCTTAACATTGTTTTACAACATGGTAAAAAAGATACCTTCAGGCCTataaaagcaataacaaaaaataagaatacacACTAGAGGTAGTCATAAAAGAACTGGGACAATCTCAACATGCACTCTAAATAACCAGTAAATGAATATTTAAGACACGTTTATTTCAATATCTTCATTCACTCCTGTAATACATTAGAGTCTctatttaatatttgaattttgtaGATAGACACTTTTAATTGAGGTAACTATATAACTACCCTTAAGATTTGTAGATCTCAATGGAATCTTAAAAACTTCTTAAACACATAAATTCTACCTCTAAACTGCAAAAACTCAGGGGTTAAATAAAACAACTGAGAGACTACCATTTTTTATTTACACCAgttttgtttatacatatttgaaTATTGTTCTAATGACTCACTTGTTTCCAATatgaaaaccaaatttaaaataacttgacCACCTTGTTTCAAACACAACTGTTCACATACCAtactccagttccatccatgtaaAAGTAAATTCGACTTCACTACATCAGGGATAAAAGCTACTAAATATAAATTCAATGAAGTTGAACCTTTCCCAAACAGCATGAAAACATGGGTGGATGAAATTTTCCAAGGTGTTACTATAAGGAGCTTTTTGTCTTGCATATTAATGTactgaaacaaaatattaaatttatttaaaatatagatacaAGATTAATTCGCTCTGTCCAAATCTATTAAATACCTTCCAAAAGTTTCATAATTCAGTCCTAGAAATTCTTGGGAGCCATGAGCATATCCTGTTCAGAAATGTGACTTCTACAAAAGCTTCCAGGAAAtttcacaaaaaatatatataatcttcTTATTTAAAAGTTGATTGATTTGCCAAATGATGCAGCCAGATTTGCTTCTCTAAAAGCTTCTGATAGGGTCTGcaagggaaaaattttaaattaaaaactaagtATTTGTAAGTCAGAAGAAAATTTAAGCAGCCACTAATTTTGTATGTTGTAAATAATTACCGGATGTGCATGACAGACTCTAGCTATATCTTCACAGGATGCTCCATATTCCAAAGCAAGAGCAGCTTCATTTACCATTTCTCCAGCACCCTTTAAAATAATAAGCCAAGAAGTAATTTTGCttccatgacaaaaaaaaaaaaaaaaaattacacactaaTAGGACAGCAATGGTTGTCTTAAATCTTTGTTACTATAGCAGTTGAGGAAAAGTAAGGAAAAAGTCCTCCAGTCAGGAAAAGCTTAACAGAAAAGGTGAAACAGAAGAGCTTAGGCTTGGGCACCAGGTGGGTGCCACTTTAGACTTGAAAAATAAGGAGCCAGCCATGAAAAGATCTGTAGGCAGAGGGTACTACACGTACAAAGACACTACAATTCAAACAAGCTTGTCCTGTTATGAAAATGTGAGAAGGCCCACAAGGCAGGGAATTAATGAGCAAAGgatgagagcagagagagatgagGTGAGAAAGGTAAGCAGGACCAGATTAATTAAGACCTTGTCCATAACAGTCTGAAGTTGGAAAGCACCACTGCAGGGTTTTAAGCAGAGACATGGCCTGGTGTACGTCCTAAAGGAATAACCTTAGCCACAGCACAGAAAAGATGCTATGGTGGGCAAAACAGTGAAAATGCTATTGGAACTCTGCTAGAAATGATGCACTGAAAGGCCATATTCAAGCTTTTGCTGGAAATGAGTAACCTCAGAATGTAAACATCGGGTGGTTTATAATTAATTAATCTACTAAATAGCAACACTTTCCAGACATTTTAATATGATTTCTCCGGTTTTACAATACTCACTGGTCCTAGAATATGTGCTCCCAGTACTCTATCTGTTGATTTCTGCCCAATAATTTTCACCATGCCATCTGTGTCAGCATTTGTCTTAGCTCTGCTGTTAGCAGCAAATGGGAATTTCCCAACTTTGTACTCAACACCCTgtgaaacagaaaatgagaacttacataaacactgaaaaaaagtTCATTCTCATTAGTGAAATCATCTGTTCAGAAAATAAATCCTAAGGCAGCAATTATTCACATAGCATACAGAAAGAACAAAAGGCTGGTTAATGAAATATATTTGGGGTACAAATTCAAACAAATAGAAATGTCTGTCCATTTGGTTATATTTTAAAGCCAAATGTAATAGCTACAATATTACTAGTTTTTTAACAGAAGCACCTTCTCTATTACTGCTAATAAATCTAAGGAGTAAACGATCTGTCTACGATGctaacaaagggaaaaatatataaactaaagTTTAATGTAcatagttattaaaattaatgcagtgataaaatgctttttctcagGCACCAGTGCCATTAGCTCAACTGACACACTGGATTAAAACCGCCCACATCAGGATTACCTCTTCCTTCAACTGTTCTTCTGATTTGCCAACCCAAGCAACTTCAGGGTGTGTGTAAATCACTGACGGCACACAATTGTAGTCAATGTGCACAGCACCACCGGCCATTCCTTCAACACAGATAATGCCTTCATCCTCTGCTTTATGAGCCAGCATTGGACCAGCAACAACATCACCAATAGCATAAATACTACCACAGAGATCAAAAGAAACAGTGAACTACTGAAATCACAGATACTCATATTCAGTTACAccacagtaataaaaaaatgtttctagttAATAAGTCACCAAAACATATATCAAATGTAGTTCTTCAAAAATCTATAAGTTTGGGTTTTAATCtttgattaataaaaaaattcaattagtTATTTTTGATTTTACATCTTATAAAGTTTATTATTCCTCTCTAAAGTCAATATATTTCTTAAGCATGACAAAAATCTTAAGTCAAAATAgtgtttgaaataaattttaaaattattgaaaatgcaGATAATTATCTAACTTACTTTGGAATTTTAGTTTGGAATCTGGTATTGACTGGAATTCTACCTTTGGGATCTAGTTCAATTCCAAGCTCTTCTAGTCCCAAATTCTGAGTAAACGGTCTTCGGCCAATGCAAACCAAGAGTACATCACAAGTGATGACTTCGGCTTTACCACCAGAAGCAGCTTCAATACTAGACAATGAACAGTGTATAACTGTTAAAAAACACACATCTACATAAATAGATAGCCAATAGACTGAGAAATTTAAGACCAGAGATTTCTCAAATGTTGATGACCTTTCTAACAATGTAAGCTTATTTGATTACAAACATAAACATAAGGATCAGGCAATGAAAAAATGCACACATCCTTCAGAGGTCTATCATTAAAATCTCCCAAAAACAGGCAGTATAATACAGCAGTTTTAGATCTTATAGTCAGAAAGATGCAAGTTCAAGGATTGGCTCTGccacactagctgtgtgatcttaggcaagttatttcatttaattacatAAGTATTTAATAAGTAGAGTGCCAGACACATCATAAGCcaatctaattattattattgttattattattattattattattattattattattggtttctcatatgtttaaaaatattgaattaattttactgaatgtaaggagtttaaaattttctgaatatATACTATGAAAAAGTACAATACAATAATGAGAACACTGGATTAATTTTTCTAGCATCAACTTAATCATGAATTTCAATGCACTAATTTGATAAGCAATATTGTTATATTAAGCAATAAAATGGTCTTAAGGTACAAAAAACCCTGTGTTTGCTAATCTGATTTTGAAACttgaatgtttttcttaaagaaacacacatacagacaagGATAATATCATATCAAAAACAAATGTAGCATACTTACGAAACATCAATTTTTCCATCTGGCTTCTTGGTAGCACCAGTAACCTTTgtattcaatttaaatttaaacccCTGTTTTTGAAGGATGCGTTGAAAGCTTTTAGATATCTCCATATCAATTCCAACTCCACCTACATGACCCAAAAATTCAACTGCTGTCACATCTGCACCAAGTCTTTGCCAAACTGAACCCtgcaaataacaataattttttaaaaaaccaataatcataaaaataaaagtttgtatagcaaatgtttactaaatcatcttaaataatttattgtaagatattttcttctgctgctaATATATTTCTATTAGAAACTCTAAGGTTTAAAATTAATCCTTTGGCAAACATGTATAACttcataaatttattcattcaacatttactgagcacctcctacaTGCTAGGCACTATTTTAGCGGGTAGGCATACattagtgaacaaaacaaaaatccctacCTTCAGGGACCCTATATTCTGGTAGGGGAAACAGACAAGTAGAATTCATGTCAGAGGATAggaaagttctaaaagaaaagcaggaagtAGAACCAGGGCTATTAAAGGGATTGCGATTTTAAATAGTGTGATTGGGGAAGGTCTCACTGGGAGTGACATTTGTACAAAGACTTGAAGGAGTGAGGGAATAAACTATAGAGGTAACTgtgggaagagtgttccaggcagaggaaaacagcaagtgcaaaggtcctgagggaAAGGAAGTAGGCTCTTATTGCTACTTATCACTGATGTTTGCAAAACATTAAACTGGCTTCATATTCTACCTTCTCAACAAAAGAGAAATGTTTACTTTTTCGTTCAAATTACAATTTAAACTGAATACtgatttattttaacaatatattaaCAATTATAATTTCTGAACAAATATATATGAAACCACATAACAGGCAAGATGAACATAATTTTATAGCACTGAATTAAACACTAAAAACTATGAACATATCCTTTGCAAAAATTATATCATCTAGTGATTTAAAATTAACTACATGAATTTACCTTTCCAATTAAATTAGGtttatgaattcatttttaaaatttcatgaatttTTGAGAAGAGAGCTAACTAGAAGCAATATAGTGACATTAAAACTCCAATAATAagcacatacaaaaattaactcaaaatgaatcatgaacctaaatgtaaaacccaaGACcacaaagcttctagaagaaaacacagaagagtaTCTTTATGACTTTGAgttaggcaaaaatttcttagatacaacaccaaaagtacaatccataaaacaaaacaaaaatggtaaattggacttcatcaaaattaaaaactcttagagatAACATTAAGGACATGAAAATAGAAGCCATGGactaggaaaaatatttgcaaaacaactATCTataaaggatttatatccagaatatataaagaactctccaAACCCAGcaaaaagcagacaaaatattTGGACACTTCAATAAAGATAcagagatggcaaataagtacataaaaacaTGTTCAACACTGTAAGTCACTGgagaaacaaattaaaaccacaatgagataccactacacacccattagaatggctcaAATAAAAAAACACCTGACAATACTAAATACTGGTAAATActggtgaggaagtggagcaACTGAAACTTATATTGCTGGTGAGATTGTAAAAAtagtgcagtcactttggaaaacagtgttcctcaaaaagtgaaacagaattatcatatgacctaACAATTAcattcctagatatatacccaagagaaatgaaaacagatatccatgcaaaaacttgtacaaatattcatagcagtgtTATCCATAATAGTCCCAAAGTAgaaacaagccaaatgtccaGCTGATGagtatataaacaaaatgtgctatatccaAAGAATTGGATATTATTTGGccctaaaaagaaataagtatagATACATGCTTTGATTTGGATGAATGTTAAGAACACCATGCTAAAtgcaagaagccagacacaaaataatacatattgtatgattccatttatacgaaatgtccagaaaagacaaATCCACAGACACAGCAtgcagattagtggtttccacGGGCTAGGGAGAAATGGATATGTATGCTAATAGATACTGGGTTTCTTTTTGggctgataaaaatgttctagaattagtgGTGACAGCTGTTTAACTCtctgaatgtactaaaaaccactgaattgcatactttaaatgggtgaactgtatatgtgaattatatctcaacagagctgtttaaaaaaagaaccaCTTTTCTGAACCAAACTTGAAATAGTAAGAAATAACAAGAGTGTGAAAATAATAAGAATCATTGTCTTGGAGCCTATAATTCAAAGTAGGGAATGATAATCATAGCTAGACATGTACCTTACTCTTTAAGAAATCTGATTTCAAAATCCTTAGAGATAGGAAAACTCCAGTAATATCTACCACTTATTTAGAGCTTATTAGATTCCAGGCACTGAGTTAAGtgtattaaatgtattattttattaaatcccaACAATAACCCTATAAGTTAGTTATTCTTATCCCTTCTTTATGACAAATCACCTAGTTCAGAGAGGCTCAATAATTTAACAAGGACATAAAGTCAGTAAGAAGCAgagctgaaattcaaatttaaatccGTCCAATTCCAAAACATATGTTCTTTACCACTACACTAAACCAGAATGGAAGGAAGAAGgcaaactatgaaaaataaaaataagtcatgTGAATAATCTTTATAGGAAAGTAAAGAGATAAGTATGACTTCACAGTAAGTTctctaaaaagtttaaatttttaaaaagacatgtaaAAACTAATTCAAAATAGTAAAGGACACCTTGTGCCAAAAATCATTGTGCCAAAATACTTGTGATGATCCAAGACTTGTAAAAAACCTAAAGCAAAAGTGTTGAGATGGAAGAAAGAGAATTACTGCTTGGGGATATAATTATAATGACcaacaaaagaaagtaaatttatattccttttttcttgCTTGTTGTATCCACTTATAAGAACAATTTTCAAAGTGGAATGAACAGAAGAAATATCATCAACCAAGAAGTGAAGTCCAAGATAAGAACCTACTAGTCATTTTTATTGAGTTAACTCTCCAATCAAACCAATTAGATCACAGAGTTTAATAATAGAGACACTGTCAGTGAACTCTGGGAATTTAATTAGCATACGAGAACTGCCAAAAGGTGGCAAATAGACAAATATTGCCTAAATCTTCAAAAATGGGAAAGAATAGATTCTGGAATATGGAAGAGAGGCCAATCCCTCctaatagaagaaattattaaacagATGGCTCAGCAATCATTAGACACTACCACAAGTATTCCAAAGAGGTAATGTAAACTACTATTATTTTCTGAAGGCTTTCTGGATGGGTgaatgtagtatattttgatattAGCAAGgcgtttaaaaaaaagaaaagaaaatctcataATATTCTTGTAGATGTGGTAGAGAAATGGAGATGGATCAATGGAGATGCAAAGATGTTTAAAGGCTGTGGTGTCAGATGGCTTTCAATACTTTATCCTAGTCAAAATGTGTACTGCAACATTTAATAACACCAGTGAAGGCTTGCTTAACCAAGATTAGATGAGATCAGATGATGGGACCACATGCCTTGGTTATTCCAAGTTGTGAATTAcacaaagcaagaaaaaacagTTAAGTGTAAAAATGaccgaatcaaaaccacaaaataGATGGGAATAACAGGTAC comes from Cynocephalus volans isolate mCynVol1 chromosome 6, mCynVol1.pri, whole genome shotgun sequence and encodes:
- the DLD gene encoding dihydrolipoyl dehydrogenase, mitochondrial, encoding MQSWSRVYSSLAKRGHFSRISHGLQGVSAVPLRTYADQSIDADVTVIGSGPGGYVAAIKAAQLGFKTVCVEKNETLGGTCLNVGCIPSKALLNNSHYYHMAHGKDFASRGIEMSEVRLNLEKMMEQKSTAVKALTGGIAHLFKQNKVVHVNGYGKITGKNQVTATKADGSIQVIDTKNILIATGSEVTPFPGITIDEDTIVSSTGALSLKKVPEKMVVIGAGVIGVELGSVWQRLGADVTAVEFLGHVGGVGIDMEISKSFQRILQKQGFKFKLNTKVTGATKKPDGKIDVSIEAASGGKAEVITCDVLLVCIGRRPFTQNLGLEELGIELDPKGRIPVNTRFQTKIPNIYAIGDVVAGPMLAHKAEDEGIICVEGMAGGAVHIDYNCVPSVIYTHPEVAWVGKSEEQLKEEGVEYKVGKFPFAANSRAKTNADTDGMVKIIGQKSTDRVLGAHILGPGAGEMVNEAALALEYGASCEDIARVCHAHPTLSEAFREANLAASFGKSINF